One segment of Pseudoalteromonas rubra DNA contains the following:
- a CDS encoding cytochrome C assembly family protein — protein sequence MLIISLSLFASLFYVLATGHVLSRLFHKEGPSQKLTIIFSTVAILSHMLVLVNSVFTQDGQDLSTINVALLTCWVIVVSVTTVSLKFPATLLLPVVYGFAAILLVASLFVPHHIVMKSLEVDIGLVVHISLSLLAYCVLIIATLYAVQFYFIDRRLKEKDLAIMHSHLPPLMQVESQLYQLLTVGTALLTLALLSGFVFLEGMFAKEFLHKTVLSLIAWCMFSAVTIGHHQFGWRGKSVVFAVLGASGIVTLAYFGSRFVQEVILGKF from the coding sequence ATGTTGATCATCAGTTTATCGTTGTTTGCCAGTCTGTTTTATGTACTTGCCACAGGGCATGTATTGTCGCGCCTATTTCATAAAGAAGGCCCTAGCCAAAAGCTGACCATTATCTTCAGCACAGTGGCGATCCTCAGCCACATGCTGGTACTGGTAAACTCCGTGTTTACGCAGGATGGACAAGACCTCAGTACCATCAATGTTGCTCTGCTCACCTGCTGGGTCATTGTGGTATCAGTAACGACTGTCTCCTTAAAGTTCCCAGCCACTTTATTACTGCCCGTTGTCTATGGGTTCGCGGCGATACTCCTCGTTGCCAGTTTGTTTGTGCCCCACCACATTGTAATGAAGTCACTGGAAGTCGACATTGGCTTGGTGGTTCATATTTCTCTGTCACTTCTGGCATATTGTGTACTCATCATCGCCACGCTATACGCTGTGCAGTTTTATTTCATTGACCGTCGCCTGAAAGAAAAGGATTTGGCTATCATGCACAGCCACCTGCCACCATTAATGCAGGTTGAATCGCAACTTTATCAGCTGCTTACTGTTGGTACTGCACTGTTAACCCTGGCGCTGTTATCTGGCTTTGTGTTCCTTGAAGGCATGTTTGCTAAAGAGTTTTTACACAAAACCGTACTGTCACTCATCGCCTGGTGTATGTTCAGTGCTGTCACCATTGGCCATCATCAGTTTGGCTGGCGGGGTAAATCGGTGGTGTTCGCAGTATTAGGCGCCTCCGGTATCGTTACGTTGGCCTATTTCGGCAGCCGATTTGTTCAAGAAGTGATCTTAGGTAAGTTTTAA
- a CDS encoding HlyC/CorC family transporter: MDDISTSALFIILGVLVLLSGYFSSSETGIMSINRYRLRHLVKEKHKSAQRVDELLKRPDRLIGLILIGNNLVNIAASAVATVLGMRLLGDAGIVVATFALTLVILIFAEVTPKTLAALYPEKIAFPSSVILKILLKILFPVVVTVNWITNGMLKLIGVSPEQIEEHSLSKEELKTVLNESGAMLPTNHQDMMTSILDLDHVTVEDIMIPRSEINAIDINDDWKDISKQLTNAQHTRVLLYRDQIDDAVGFIHSRDALRLLTKEQFDKPSLLRAVREIYYIPESTSLNTQLLKFQQNKERIGLVVDEYGDIQGLVTLEDILEEVVGDFTTTKTPAPSDEVDVQNDGSVVVDGGANVRDLNKEMHWHLPTEGPKTLSGLIVEHLEDIPQTQLGLKIAGYPMEVVEIKENMIKVVKVYPQKKSKSVIAE, from the coding sequence TTGGACGACATATCAACCAGCGCCTTGTTTATTATTCTTGGCGTGCTTGTTCTGCTCTCGGGTTATTTTTCCAGTTCGGAAACCGGGATCATGTCTATTAACCGCTACCGACTGCGCCATTTGGTAAAAGAAAAACACAAGTCGGCACAGCGCGTAGACGAACTTCTGAAGCGCCCAGACCGCTTAATTGGTCTGATCCTGATCGGTAATAACCTTGTTAACATCGCTGCTTCTGCGGTTGCCACTGTATTGGGTATGCGCCTGCTGGGCGACGCTGGTATTGTTGTTGCCACCTTTGCATTGACTCTGGTTATCTTGATCTTCGCTGAAGTCACGCCTAAAACGCTGGCAGCGCTATACCCAGAGAAAATCGCATTCCCAAGCTCTGTGATTCTGAAAATTCTGCTAAAAATACTCTTCCCTGTGGTTGTTACAGTGAACTGGATCACCAATGGTATGTTAAAGCTCATTGGCGTATCGCCGGAACAAATAGAAGAACATAGTCTGAGTAAAGAAGAACTCAAAACAGTATTAAATGAGTCCGGTGCCATGTTGCCAACCAATCACCAGGACATGATGACTTCTATTCTGGACTTAGATCACGTTACGGTTGAAGACATTATGATCCCACGCAGTGAGATCAATGCCATCGACATCAATGACGACTGGAAAGACATTTCTAAACAGCTGACCAATGCGCAACACACTCGGGTGCTGCTATATCGGGACCAAATTGATGATGCTGTTGGCTTTATTCACTCACGTGATGCATTACGCTTGTTGACCAAAGAGCAGTTTGATAAACCGTCGCTGTTGCGTGCTGTACGAGAAATCTACTACATCCCGGAAAGTACCTCACTGAATACTCAACTTTTGAAGTTTCAGCAAAATAAAGAGCGTATCGGTCTGGTGGTTGACGAGTACGGTGACATTCAGGGCCTGGTGACACTGGAAGACATCCTCGAAGAGGTTGTGGGTGACTTTACCACAACTAAAACACCTGCCCCAAGTGACGAAGTCGATGTACAGAACGATGGCTCGGTCGTGGTTGACGGTGGTGCCAATGTGCGTGACCTCAATAAAGAAATGCACTGGCATTTGCCAACAGAGGGGCCTAAAACACTCAGCGGTCTGATTGTTGAACACCTTGAAGATATTCCTCAGACTCAGCTTGGTCTGAAGATAGCAGGCTACCCAATGGAAGTGGTCGAAATTAAGGAAAACATGATCAAGGTGGTCAAGGTTTATCCCCAAAAGAAAAGTAAATCTGTCATCGCTGAATAA
- the ffh gene encoding signal recognition particle protein, whose protein sequence is MFENLQERLGKTLKNISGRGRLTEDNIKETLREVRMALLEADVALPVVRDFVKQVKERAVGVEVTKSLSPGQVFIKIVREELEKAMGEANEELNLAAQPPAVVMMAGLQGAGKTTSVGKLAKFLKERKKKSVLVVSADVYRPAAIKQLETLAQEVEVEFFPSDISQKPVDIATNAISHAKKKFIDVVLVDTAGRLHVDNEMMGEIKDLHAAISPIETLFVVDSMTGQDAANTAKAFDEALPLTGVILTKTDGDARGGAALSIRHITGKPIKFIGVGERTDALEPFHPDRVASRILGMGDVLSLIEEVESKVDKDKAAKVAEKVFKGDGFTLEDFAEQLRQMKNMGGMMSMLDKLPGMSNLPDAVKGQVNDKTFNQMEAIINSMTPHERARPEVIKGSRKKRIAAGSGTQVQDINKLLKQFTQMQKMMKKMKGKGGMMKMMKNMKGMMPPGMFGGGGPKF, encoded by the coding sequence ATGTTTGAGAACCTCCAAGAACGCTTAGGAAAAACGCTTAAAAACATCAGCGGCCGTGGCCGACTAACCGAAGATAATATTAAAGAAACGCTCCGTGAAGTGCGTATGGCACTGCTTGAAGCGGACGTAGCTTTGCCTGTGGTCAGAGACTTTGTGAAGCAGGTTAAAGAACGTGCGGTTGGTGTTGAAGTGACTAAGAGCCTTAGCCCAGGCCAGGTTTTCATCAAGATCGTTCGTGAAGAACTCGAAAAAGCCATGGGTGAGGCCAACGAGGAGCTTAACCTGGCTGCGCAGCCGCCTGCAGTCGTCATGATGGCTGGCCTGCAGGGTGCGGGTAAAACAACCAGTGTGGGTAAACTGGCTAAGTTTTTAAAAGAGCGCAAGAAAAAATCTGTACTGGTAGTCAGTGCTGACGTATACCGCCCTGCGGCAATCAAGCAGCTTGAAACGCTGGCCCAGGAAGTAGAGGTTGAATTTTTCCCCAGTGATATTTCACAAAAGCCGGTGGACATCGCGACCAACGCTATTTCACATGCAAAGAAAAAATTCATTGACGTGGTGCTGGTGGATACCGCTGGTCGTTTGCACGTCGACAATGAGATGATGGGTGAGATCAAAGATCTTCACGCAGCTATCTCTCCTATCGAAACCCTGTTTGTCGTGGACTCCATGACGGGTCAGGATGCCGCAAATACAGCAAAGGCATTCGACGAAGCTTTGCCACTGACAGGTGTGATCCTGACTAAGACAGATGGTGATGCGCGCGGCGGTGCGGCTTTGTCGATTCGTCATATCACTGGCAAACCCATTAAGTTCATTGGTGTGGGTGAACGTACGGATGCGCTGGAGCCATTCCACCCGGATCGTGTTGCGTCACGTATTCTAGGCATGGGCGATGTGCTGTCTTTGATTGAAGAAGTTGAATCTAAGGTTGATAAAGACAAAGCAGCTAAAGTTGCTGAGAAAGTCTTTAAAGGCGATGGCTTCACGCTCGAAGATTTTGCTGAGCAACTGCGCCAGATGAAAAACATGGGTGGTATGATGTCGATGCTGGATAAACTACCTGGTATGTCTAACTTACCAGACGCCGTGAAGGGTCAGGTGAATGACAAGACCTTTAATCAGATGGAAGCGATTATTAATTCTATGACACCACATGAGCGTGCACGCCCGGAAGTCATCAAAGGTTCACGTAAGAAGCGGATTGCGGCTGGTTCAGGTACTCAGGTTCAGGATATCAACAAGTTGCTTAAGCAGTTTACCCAGATGCAGAAAATGATGAAAAAGATGAAGGGTAAGGGCGGCATGATGAAAATGATGAAGAATATGAAAGGCATGATGCCACCAGGCATGTTCGGTGGCGGCGGTCCGAAGTTTTAA